CGCGCTGGACCTGTCCAACCTCTCGGGCAAGGCGCAGAAACTCGATGTGCAACTGAGCGCCGAAGGCCAGTTGGCGCTGGTCAACGAGACGCACCAGAGCGTGCAACTGACCCAGGGCCAGCGCACCACGCTGCGCATTCCGGTGCGGGCGCTGGGCGGCTTCGGCCAGGGCAAGGTCAAGGTGCTGGTCAATGGCCTGGACCTGCCGGGCGAGAACCTGCCGCCGTTCAGCCGTGAATGGACCCTGGGCGTGCGTCCGGCCTATCCGGCGTTGCTCAGGCATTACCGCGCGGTGCTCAAGGAGCAGCCGTGGAGCCTGCCGGAGGGCGAACTGGCGGCTTTCGAACCGGCCGGGCGCGAAGCGCTGCTGAGCCTGTCGAGCCGGCCACCGTTGAACCTCGGTGAACAGATCCGTGCCCTCAAGGCTTACCCCTACGGTTGCCTGGAGCAGACCACCAGCGGCCTGTACCCGGCGCTGTACGCCGACGCCGTGAGCCTGAAGCGCCTGGGCCTGGAAGGCGAGCCGGATACCGAGCGCAAGCGCAAGATCGAGCTGGGCATCGAGCGCCTGCTGGGCATGCAGCGCTACAACGGCAGCTTCGGCCTGTGGGGGGCCGATGGCGAAGAGGAGTTCTGGCTCACCGCCTACGTCACCGACTTCCTGTTGCGGGCTCGCGACCAGGGCTTTGCGGTGCCGGCCGATGCGCTGAAGAAGGCCAACGAGCGGCTGCTGCGTTACCTGCAGGAGCGCAACCTGATCGAGGTCAACTACAGCGAAAACGCCGAGCACACGCGCTTCGCCGTACAGGCCTACGCCGGCCTGGTGCTGGCGCGCAGCCAACAGGCGCCGCTGGGCGCGCTGCGCAGCCTGTTCGAGCGGCGTACCGATGCGCGTTCCGGCCTGCCGCTGGTGCAACTGGCCATCGCCCTGCAGAAGATGGGCGACCAGCCGCGGGCCGAGCAGGCGCTGATCGCCGGTCTCGCCGCCTCGCGCAGCAGCAGGGACTGGCTGGCCGATTACGGCAGCCCGCTGCGCGACCAGGCGCTGATCCTGGCGCTGCTGGAAGAAAACGACCTGGCCAAGGGCAAGCGCGAAGAGCGGCTGTTCGAGCTCTCCGATCAACTGGCGGCCAGCCCGTACCTCTCGACCCAGGAACGCAACTCGCTGTTCCTCGCCGGTCGTGGCCTGCTGGGCAAGCCCGAGGCGAACTGGAGCGCACGACTGAACAGTGGCACTGAAAGCCGCGAGCTGAACAACGCTCAGCCGGGCCTGAAGCTGGAAGGCGCGTTGCTGGCGTCGCCGTTGTCGGTGAGCAATCAGGGCGGCGCACCGGTGTACCAGCAATTGACCATTTCCGGTTATCCACAGCATGCGCCGGCGGCCGGGGGCGAAAACCTGAGCATTCGTCGCGACTATTTGGGGCTGAATGGCCGGCCGCTGGATCTGCGGTCCCTGGACAGCGGCGACCTGGTGCTGGTGCACCTGGCGATCAGCGCCAGGCAGCGGGTGCCGGATGCCCTGGTCGTGGACCTGCTGCCGGCCGGCCTGGAGCTGGAAAACCAGAACCTGGCGCAGAGCGCCGCCAGCCTGGAAAACGCCAGCAGCCAGGTCAAGGAGTGGCGCGAGTCGATGCAGAACGCCAGCCTCAAGCACCAGGAATTCCGCGACGACCGCTATGTGGCGGCGCTGAACCTGGAGGGCTACGACAGCGTCACGCACCTGCTGTATCTGGCCCGCGCGGTCACGCCCGGCACCTATCGTGTGCCGCCGCCGCAAGTGGAGTCGATGTACCGGCCGAACTGGCAGGCCGTGGGAGATACCGTGCCGGAGATGGTGATCAAGGGGCGTTGAAGGGATATCGCAGCAAGCTTGCTCTAGTCGGAGCGAGCTTGCGCGCGATGTCTTTTAGTGCACCACCCAACTGAGCAGCCACAACCCCAGCAGCAACCAGATGATGCCCATGACGATCGAGGCGCGCATGAAGGCGCGGACCGCCGAGTACAGCAGCATCAGCCCGACGACCAGGGTGATGATGCTGACGATCGAGGTGTCCATGCCCAGCGTGCGCGACAAGCCGTCGACAAAGTTGCCGCCGGCGTTGGTCAGGGCGTTGAACAGGCCGCTGAGGCCGTCGACGATAAACCGGATGACCGATCCCAGCGCCTGGCCGAGCCATTCAAAGAAGCTTTCTACCTGCATGCGTGCATCCTGATGAAAAAAAGGTGGGCGTGCTTGCCAGACCTGAGCCTTGGGCCATCGATCGCGCTGGCGAGTTCCGTTCAAGCATAGAGGTTCGCGGGTTTGATTTTTCGATTAGTTGTATCGCGCCTGCGAGGTTGGCGGGGGCGATTATCCGCCGAGGCCACCCCATCCGGCCAGGCTTCGGCGCGCCCGGGCGGTGGCCGTGGCGGGCGCTTGCTGCGCGGCGTGCTGGTTGGCCTGGCGCTGCTGTGCGCCGCCCTCTGGCTGGCCGACCGCCTCTGGCCGCTGCCGCTGCCCAGGGACGATCTGGCGCGGGTGGTGCTGGCCGAGGATGGCACGCCACTGTGGCGCTTTGCCGATGCCGATGGGGTCTGGCGCTATCCGGTGCGGATCGACGAAGTCTCGCCCTATTACCTGGACGCGCTGCTGACCTACGAAGACCGCTGGTTCTACAGCCACCCGGGGGTGAACCCGATGGCACTGGTGCGGGCCGCCTGGCAGAACCTCGCCGGTGGGCGGGTGTTGTCCGGCGGCAGCACCCTGTCGATGCAGGTGGCGCGCCTGCTCGATCCGCATTCGCGGACCTGGCACGGCAAGCTGCGCCAGCTATGGCGCACCGCGCAACTGGAGTGGCACCTGAGCAAGCAGCAGATCCTCACGCTCTACCTCAACCGCGCGCCGTTCGGCGGCACCCTGCAAGGGGTGGCCGCGGCCAGTTGGGCGTACCTGGGCAAGTCGCCACAGCAACTGACCCATGCCGAAGCTGCGCTGCTGGCGGTCCTGCCCCAGGCACCGAGCCGGCTGCGTCCGGACCGCCACGCCACGCGGGCCCAGGCGGCGCGGGACAAGGTGCTGGAGCGCCTGGCGCAGTTCCAGGTCTGGCCGCAATCGGCGGTGGATGAAGCCCTGCAAGAGCCCTTGTTGCTGGCGCCGCGACTGGAACCGAGCCTGGCGCCCTTGCTCGCGCGCCGGCTGAACCGTCCGGACAGCCCGCCGCTGATTCGCACCACCCTGGACGCCAACCTGCAACGGCGCCTGGAAGACCTGCTGCTGGGCTGGCGCGCGCGCCTGCCGGAGCACACCTCGGCGGCGATCCTGGTGGTCGAGGAGCAGACCATGGCGGTGCGCGCCTACCTGGGCTCGGTGGACATCAACGATGCCCGGCGCTTCGGCCATGTGGACATGATCAGCGCCATGCGTTCGCCGGGTTCGACCCTCAAGCCCTTCTTGTACGGCATGGCGCTGGACGCCGGGCTGATCCATTCCGAGTCGTTGTTGCAAGACGTGCCGCGGCGTTACGGCGACTACCGCCCGGGCAACTTCTCCATGGGCTTCAGTGGCGCGGTGTCGGCCAGCACCGCCCTGGCTACCTCGCTGAACCTGCCGGCGGTGCAACTGCTGGAAGTCTATGGGCCGAAACGCTTTGCCGCCGAGATGCGCATCGGCGGCATGCCCCTGGCCCTGCCGGCGCTGGCGGAACCGAACCTGGCGCTGATCCTTGGCGGCGCCGGCAGCCGCCTGGAGGATCTGGTCAGTGGCTACAGCGCCTTCGCCCGGGGCGGCAAGAGCGCGAGCATTCGCCTGCAACCGGACGATGAGTTGCGTGAGCGGCCGCTGCTGTCCCCCGGTTCGGCGTGGATCGTGCGGCGCATTCTCAGCGGCCAGGCGCGCCCGGACCGCGACCCGCGGGCCGAGCTGGTGCAGCGCCCGGTGCTGGCCTGGAAGACCGGCACCAGCTACGGCTTTCGCGATGCCTGGGCGATCGGCGTGGGGCCGCGCTACCTGATCGGCATCTGGATCGGCCGTCCGGACGGCACCCCGGTGCCGGGCCAGTTCGGCCTGGCCTCGGCCGCGCCGCTGATGCTGCAAGTGCACGATGTGCTGATCAACCGCGACAGCCAGCGCGGCATCAGCGCGCCGGTGCAGCCGGTGCCGATGAATGTCGGGGTGGCGGCGATCTGTTGGCCGCTGGGCCAGCCCATGAGCCGCAGCGATCCGAACTGCCGCCGCCAGCGGTTCGCCTGGACCCTGGACGGCACCACGCCGCCGACCTTGCAGGCGGCGGATCAACCCTTGGGCGTCGGCCTGCTGGAAACAGTCTGGGTCAACGCCAAGGGCCTGCGGGTCGACGCCAAGTGCCCGGGCGCCCAGGCGCGGGATATCGCGCTATGGCCAGCGCCGCTGGAACCCTGGTTGCCGCGCATCGAGCGACGTGAAGCGCGGCTGCCGGCCAACGATTCGGAGTGCCCGGGGCCGGCCCTGGCCGCGGCCGCGCCGTTGTCCATCGTCGGCGTGCGCGAGGGCGACCGGCTGCGTCGTCCGGCGGCCAGCCAGGAGCTGCTGCGGCTCAAGCTCTCGGCCCTGGGCGGCAGCGGCCGGCGCTGGTGGTTCGTCAACGGCGAGCCGTTGGGCGACAGCGCCAACCAGGACAGCATCAACGCCAGCTTCGACCGGCCCGGACCCTACCAGCTCAGCGTGCTGGACGAAGGCGGGCAGACGGCGCGGGTCGAGTTCAGCGTCATCGATTAAGGAGCGGGCGGGTGGGCGCAGCGACAGCTTGCCTTCACTCGCCATCCCCCCGAAGCTATACGCCTTCAGGAGACCCCGATGAACCTAGACGAACTGACCCAACGCCTGCACGCCATTCGCGACCGCAATGACTGGCGGCAATTCCACAGCCCGAAGAACCTCGCCATGGCCGCCAGCGTGGAGATGGCCGAGCTGGTGGAAATCTTCCAGTGGCTGAGCGAAGACCAGTCGCGGCAGCTGCCGGCGGACCAGCTGGCCCACGCCGGCCAGGAGGTCGGCGACATCGTGCTGTACCTGTTGTTGCTGTGCAGCGAGCTGGGCCTGGACCTGGAGCAGGTGGTGCGCAGCAAGCTGGCCGACAGCGAACGGCGGTTCAGCTGATGAGCGACCGTCATTTCGACCAGTTGGCGACTCGCTTCGCGGAAAAAATCTACGGCGGCGCCAAGGGCGCGATCCGCCTGGCGGTGCTCCAGGCCGACCTGGCCGAAACCCTGCCGGACCGGCCGCTGCGGGTGCTGGATATCGGTGCGGGTCTGGGACACATGTCGCTGTGGCTGGCCCAGCGTGGCCACCAGGTGACGCTGGCCGAGCCGGCCGAACCGATGCTCGAGGGCGCGCGCCAGCGCTTCGCCGAGGCCGGCCAGGAGGCCAGCTTCATCCAGGCGCCGTGGCAGGAGCTGCTGGGCCAGCTCACCGAACCCTACGACCTGGTGCTGTGCCATGCGGTGCTGGAATGGCTGGCCGAGCCCCATGCGATCCTGCCCGTGCTGCATCAGCTGACCCGCCAGGGCGGCTGGCTGTCGCTGGCGTTCTACAACCGCGATGCACTGATCTACCGCAACCTGCTCAAGGGCCATTTCCGCAAGATGCGCAAGAACGACATGGCCGGCGAGAAGCAGAGCCTGACCCCGCAACAGCCGCTCGACCCACGGGAGCTGGCGGCGCAACTCGACGGCCTGTGGCAGGTCGAAAGCCAGAGCGGGGTGCGGGTGTTCCACGACTACATGCCGGTGGAGTTCCAGGCCCGCGCCGAACTGCTGGATCTGTTGGAAATGGAGTTGGCCCATCGTCGTCACCCAAGCTTTGCCGGGCTTGGGCGTTACTTGCACTGGATCTGTCGTCCGGTCTGAGCGGAGCCTTGAATGAAACCTCGTGCCGGTTTGCTTGTGATGTCCCTGGGGTTGGCGGCCTGCCAGAGCCCCAACCCTTATGTCGCCAGTTCCAATCCGCTGCCGCCTGCGCCCCCGCAAGCGGCCAGCACCTTCGACCGCAGCGCGTATCCGGCGCCGCAGCGCGACTATGGCCGCTATCGCAGTTGGGCCTGGCGCGACGGGCGCCTGCCCAACGGCTCGGCCTGGGCCGATTCGGCGCAAATCGCCGAGGCGGTCAGCAACGCCCTCGACCAGCGCGGCCTGCGCCCGTTGCACGACAACCGCCCGGCGGACCTGTGGGTCAGCGCCGACCTGCACCTGGAAAAACGCCTGCGCCAGGTGCAGGACGACTATGGTTACGGGTACGGAGGATATGGTTACAACCGTTACGGCCCCGGCTACGGCATGTACAACAGCGTGCCGGTGGTGCGCACCTACGAGGTGGACGTGCTGGTCGTGAGGGTCAACCTGTTCGACGGCGGCAATGGCCAGCCGGTGTGGAGCGCCAGCGCGGAAACCTCGAGCCAGGGCAGCCTGAGCGAGCGCTCCGATGCGCTACGCGAAGCGCTGGAGCGGGCCCTGGCGGCGTATCCTCCCAGCTAGCGACATTCCTTCAGGTGCACCTGCTCTTGTGGAGAACCATCATGTTCCGCCCGTTTGCTTCACTGGCCCTGGCCGCGCTGCTCAGCGCCTGCGCCGCCAACCAGGTCAACCATGACTTCGACGCCAGCCGCGACTTCGCGGCCTATCGCAGCTGGAGCTTCAAGGAGCCGGCGCTGCAGTACCGTCCCGACGATCCACGGATCAAGAGCGACCTGACCGAGCAGCGCATCCGCCAGGCGGTCAGCGAGCAACTGGACCAGCGCGGCCTGCGCCCGGCCGCCGCGGGCAGCAAGGCCGACCTCGGCGTCCAGACCTACCTGATCGTCGAGAATCGCCAGCAGCAGGTCACCACCAACTACGGCGGTGGCTGGGGCGGCCCGTGGAATGGCTACTGGGGCGCGCCGATGTACAACGAGACCCGCAACGTCACCTACAAGGTCGCCACCATCCAGATCGACCTGCTCGACGGCAAGGACGGCAAGCTGGTGTGGCGCGGCAGCGACGAGCAGATACTCAGCAGCACGCCCAAGCCCGAGGATCGCAGCGCGGCGATCCGGGAAACCGTCGGCCGGATCCTGGCGAACTACCCGCCCCGGTAAATCGCCACTTGCCGGCTCCGGGCGCAGGCCGCAACAGCCTGTTCCCGCCCGGGGCCTGTTGCCGCCACCGCAGCTGGCGAGTTGCCAGCGCGGTATTCCGCCCTTGACTACACTTCTTTCACCCAATGGAGGTCGCTCGGCGGCGCGCCGGCAAAGGAGTGCCCCATGTTTTCCCGCAGACAGTTTTCCGGACCGCACCGGCAGCGTGGCGCCATCGGCCTGATGGCGGCACTGGCGCTGGGCGTGGCGCTGTTGTGCACGGTGGTGGTGACCGACAGCGGGCGCCTGTACCTGGGGCAGCGCGAGCTGCAGCGGGTGGCCGACAACGCGGCGCTGGAAGCGGTGGCGCGCAGCGGCAACTGCCAGGCGGGGCTCAGCGCGGCGGCGTATGCGCGGCAAAGCGCGGCGCGCAACGGTTTCGTGGTGGCGGCCGACAAGCCCCTGACCGCGACCTGCGGCTCGCTGCTGACCGGTGCCGACAACCTGCGCCTCTTCAGCCCCGACCCCAACCAGGCCAGCGCCATCCAGGTGGTGGTCAGCGAGGCGGTGCCCACCAGCATCGCCGCGGGCATCGCCAGCCTGTTTTCCAGCGCACCCTTCAGCGCCACCACGACCCTGAGTGCCAAGGCCGTGGCGGCACAACCCCGGCCGCCGCTGGCGCAACTGACAATCCGCAGTACTGTGGTCGATGCCAATCTGTTGAACGGAACGCTCAGCGGCCTGGCGGGGAGCTCGGTCAATGTCAGCGCGCTCGGCTGGCAGGGCCTGGTCGATACCGATATCAGCCTGCTCAGTTACCTGAAACAGTTGGCCATCGACCTGAACCTGAGCGCCGGCACCTACAGCCAGTTGCTCGCCACCAACACCGACATCACCCAACTGATCCAGACCGCCATTACCGTGGCCCAGCGGAACGGCGCCACGGCCGAGGTGCTGACGGCGCTGGGCGCCATCAAGGTCGCCGCGATCAACACGGTTCCGGTGAAACTGGGCGACCTGCTGAAGTTGCAGACGGGCACCCCGGACGCCGGGCTGGATGCCAACCTGCAACTGTTGAACCTGATCGAGGCCTTCCTGCAGTTGGCCAGCAGCCAGAGCGCCGCGGCCGTCGAGTTGCCGGTGAGCGTGCTCGGGCTGGCCGGGGTCAGGACCCGGATCAAGATCGTTTCGCCTCCCGAGTTCGCGATTGGCAATCCGCAGCTGGCGGCGGCCGACCCACTGGGCCCCAACCGCATCTACGTGCGCACCGCCCAGGTTCGGGCTTTGCTGACGGTGGACCTGTCGCTGATCAACAGCGTGCTGCAACTGGTGAATACCCTGCTGTCACCGGTGATCGTCACGCTCAATACGGTGCTCAGCGCCAACCTCAGTTGCGTGCTCGGCGGTTCCTGCGTGAAGACCGACCTGATGATCCTGCCGGCGGGCGCCAACCTGGATGTCAGCCTCGAGGTCGGTGCGGGCGACAGCCATGTCACCGCCTACACCTGTGTCAGCGACAGCAACACCAGCCTTTCCGCCAATACCACGACGGCTGCGGTCAAGCTCAAGGTCGGGCAGGTGGACGCGACCAACTGGCTGTCCTCCAGTGCACAGGTCAGCGTCAGCCCGTTGCCGCTGGTGGACATCGGCGCGCGCACCTGCCAGGGGCTGCTGGGCCCTTGCGGGCCGCGGACTGCCTTTGCCGGCGGGGGAAGCGAGATCATGATCGACTCGCCGGTGGCCGGCACCAACGAACCCAATTTCACCTTCGTCAATCCGCCGAAAATGAAGCAGGACCTGACCGAGAACGATTGGCACAGCGTCACGGCTTCCAATGTGGTCAGCAGCCTGCGGGCGTCACTGACCGGGATCAACCTGATCCAGCATCCACCGACTATCGGCAGCCTGCTGGGGGCCGTGCTCAATACCTTGCTGTCGGTGTTGAACCAAGTCGTCGGCCTGTTGGCGACGGCTATCGGCGGTTTGCTCGGCCCGCTGCTGGACCCTTTGCTGAACAATGTGCTGAAGGTGCTGGGGATCGACCTGGCGAAGGTCGAGGTGGGCGCCAACCTCACCTGCGGCCAGACCGGACGGGCCTACCTGGTGATCTGATCGGCCTCGGCCCGTGGCAGTTCGATGCAGAAACAGGCGCCCTCGCCGGTGTTGCTCACGCTCAGGCGTCCGCCCATGTTTTCGACGATGCCGTAGCTCACCGAAAGCCCGAGGCCGGTGCCCACGCCGACCGGCTTGGTGGTGAAGAAGGGCTCGAAGATGCGGCCCAGCAGGCGCGGGTCGATGCCGCCGGCATTGTCTTCGACCCGCAGGCGCACCCACTGCGGATCATGCTCGGTGTATAGGGCAATCCAGGGATGCAGGTCCGGCTGGCGTTCGCGCCGTTCGAGCAGCGCGTCCCGGGCGTTGACCAGCAGGTTGATCAGCACCTGTTCCAGCTGATCGACATGGCCGCGCACCTGGGTTTCGACCTCGCTATGGGCGACGCGCAATTCCACGCCCTTGCCGCGCATGCCATCGGCCAGCAGCGACAGGCAGCCTTCCACCGCCTGGGCCGGGTCGAAGGGTTGCTGTTCGATTTCCGAGCGCCGCCCGAACACCCGCATATGGTCCACCACCCGCGCCGCCCGCTGGATCTGCCCCTCGATGCGCTTGAGCTTTTCCTCCAGGTAATTGCGCTCGACCTCGCCGTTGCCCAGGCGCTTGAGCACGTTGACGATGGCCATGCGGATCACGTTCAGCGGCTGGTTGATTTCATGCGCCAGGCCGGTGGCCATTTCGCCTAGGGTGGCCATCTTCGCGCTTTGCATCAGTTGCAGCTGGGCGCGACGGACTTCGGTGTTGTCGCGGCCGACGGCCTGGATCTCTTGCAGGCGCCCTTGGGGATCGAATACCCCGCGATCGGACCACACCCACCAGGCGTGTTCGCGCCCCGGCAGTTGCAGGCAGATTTGCGCGGTGCTGACTGGAAACTCCGGGGTCAACTGCGCGATGCGTTGCAGGAACGCGTCGTGCTGCTCGGCGGACAGCCAATCGCCAAGATTGCTGCCGGGCAACTGCTCGGGCTGGCATTCCAGGTAGGTCGCCAGGGGGCGGTTGCCGAAGGTCAGGGTCAGGTCGGGCAGGTAGCGGCAGATCATTGCGGGAGAGTCTTCCACCAGGATCCGGTAGCGTTCCTCGCTCTGGCGGATCTGCTCGCTGGCCTGGGTGGCCTCGGTGACATCCAGCCACAGGCCGACGGCTTCCACCGGCATGCCCAGGTCATCGCGCAGCAACCTGGCTTCATCGAGCACCCAGTGATACTCGCCCCGGCTGTCACGCAGGCGATAGCGGCTGCGTACCGCGCCTTCGCGCAGCAATTGCCGGGTGCGTTCGAAGTAGCGCTCGCGATCGTCGGCATGCACCCGCTCGGCCAGGGCGCTGGCGTTGCAGTCGCTCAGGCTCCAGCCCAGCAGCGGCTGCAGGCTGTCGCTGAAGAAGGTCGGTTGCAGCGCGCCCTCGACATACTGCTGGACATAGATCACCGCCGGCGAATGGGCGATCAGGTTGTCCAGCCGGGCATGGGCTGCGGCGGCCTGCTGCTCCTGGTTCTTGATATCGCTGATGTCCAGCATGAAGCCCACCAGGCGCTGGTTCTGGCCGATGCCCAGGGCTTGCCCCTGCAAGCGGTACCAGAGGGGCGGCTGGTGCGGATCGGTGCGTTGCAGGCGTACGCAGAGCAGCAGCGGCTTGCCCTCTTGCAGCTCCTGCAGGCGGCTGCGCAATTCTTCGCGGTCGGCGGGGTGGATCAGGTCCAGCCAGGCCGACAGCGGCACGCGTCGGGTCTGCGGCTCCAGCAGCAGGTTGAGGGCGAGCTGCGGCGCCAGCTGGATTTCCTCGTCCTGGGCAAACAGTTCCCACCAGCCGGTGCCGAGCAGGCCCTGCAAGGCTTCCAGGCGCTCCAGCTGGTTATGGTGCTGCTGTTCGCGCAAACGGGCGAGCAAGGGGCCGGCCAGGGCGGCGCCCAGGTGCAGCCAGTCGCGCTCGCCCATCTGCGGGGCCAGCTGGCGTACCGGGTAGCAACCGCAGAGCAGCCAGGCGGCGACGCCGTGGTCGTCGCGAAAGGGCACCACAAAGCCCTCGCGGTTGCCGAACAGCGTTTGCAGGCGTGGGGTCTCGCTCAAGCCCTGGGTGAAGGTCAGCGACTGCGGCGCGTTGCCGTGCAGGCTGTCCAGCACCGTGCCCAGGGCTTGCCCCTTGTGCCACAGCTGGGGCGCGTCATGGCCCTGGTACAGGCCGTGGATGTGCCAGCCCTGTTCCTGGTCGTCGAGCAGTGCCAGGGCGAGGCAGGGGATATGCCAGTGCAGGGCCAGGCCATGCAGTTGCTCGTGCAGCACCTCGGGCAGGCGCGAGAGGCTGCACAGGCGCAATTGCTCGCTCATCTGGGCGGCGAACTGCTGGCTGTCCTGGCGCTGTTGCGCCTGCTGGCGCTCCAGCAACAGGTCGCCGATGTCCAGCAGGTGCAGCAGCCAGCCCTGGGGCGCCGGTTGCACCCAGCCGCGCAGGTGCAGGGTCTGGCCGCCGCTGCCGCGCCAGTCCAGGTCCAGCGTCTGGCCCTGCCAGTCTTGCGGAGAACCCTCGACGCTCCGTGCGCTATGCGCCAGCAGATAATCCGCCAAGGCCGCCGGGTGCTCGCCGGACGCTGGCTGGGCCAGGGCATAGCGCAACGGGCCGGTCAGTTGCAGGACCCGGGCCTGGTGGTCCAGGTGTACCAGCAGGCCCACCCCGGGCGTCGGCAGGGGCGGTGCGGGGGGAGGCTGGAGCGTTGCACTGCCGCGAAAACGCCCGAACAGCCTGTCGCCCGAATTCAAAATTGCAGGCTCGACTGGGCGCTGAGGTTCTGCGGCAGGGCGGGCACGCTACCCACGCCGGGCAGTACCAGGAACGGCATGACCTGCCTCAGTTTGTCGGTGGAGTAGCTGATCTGCACCGTCAGCAGGCCGCCCGTGTAAGTCACCACCGCATCGGTATCGGCGTTGAAGTTGAAGGCCGAGGGGATCCAGGTCAGTTGCTGGCGCAGGGTGTTCCTGGCCAGTGTCGTCAGGGCCGTGCCGTAGCCCGGCGTCGCGGGGTCCAGGGCGACGCTGCGCCGCACGGCCTCGGCGGTGGCCTGGTTGAAGGACTGCATCATCAGCAGCGGCAGGGTATAGCTGACCAGGCCATAAAAAACGGCGAAAAAGACCACGAATACCGCAGCGAACTCGATCGCCACGGCACCTTTTTGCGTTCTGCGCAGGCTCGCTTTCATCCGTGTGTCTACCCTGACAATCACTACGTGCTTTGAGCATAGAATCATTCGCCGCAAAGGAAGGGTTTTTACCTATGGATGCTGCGCTCGTCTTCGGCTGGCTGACCCTGTGCGCGGCGCAGGATATCCATCAGCGCCGCATCGCCAACCTGCTGACCCTGGGTGTGGCGGCGCTGGCCCTGGCCTACCTGCTGGCGACGGGCAGCACCTGGTGGGGAGGCCGGGCTGCCCAGGGAGGCTGGGCACTGCTGCTGGCCCTGGCCTTCACCGTGCCCGGCTACGCCCTGGGCCGCATGGGCGCCGGCGACGTGAAGCTGATGGCCGCGCTGGGCCTGCTCACGGACCCGCTGCATGTGTTGGGGACGTTCATCGGCGCCGGGGCCACCAGCCTGCTCTGGTTCCTGGTCATGTCCAGGGGCTGGGCCTATCTCGGGCCAGGGCTCAGGACCCAGTTGCGCTACCTCGATCCGCAGCAGTCGGGACACTACGCTTTTGCGCCTTTCGCCTTGCTGGGCATGGCCCTGACGGTCCTCTGGATCCACTAGTCGCGAGGTGCCAGCACTTCTATGTACATAGTCGGAAAGTAGTCTACGTTTAATTTGAGCCTGCCTGCGTGCCGCCGGGCAAGGCATGGCGGTCTTGGGCATTCCGGGCATGGAGTTGGATGTGGACAGGGTGATCTCTCAGATGAAAGTACTTGTGGTCGACGACCAGCCGTTGATCGTTGAAGAGCTCTGTGAATTTCTTGAAAACAGTGGTTACCGGTGCGTTCCCTGCGAATCCAGCCGAGAAGCCATCGAGCGTTTCACTGAAGACACCGAGATCAGCCTGGTGCTGTGCGACCTGCACATGCCGGACATGGACGGCATCCAGCTGGTCCAGGAGCTGCAACGGATCGCCGGCAAGCTGCGCGTGTTCGAAGCCATCATGCTCACCGGGCGCGCCGACAAGCAGGACGTGATCAAGGCCCTGCGCGCGGGCATCGCCGACTACTACCAGAAACCGATCGAGCTCGACGAGTTGCTCGAAGGCCTGCGCCGCCAGGAAGTGGCGTTGCAGGAGCGGCAGAAGAACCTGCACCTGGGGCATCTGAACCAGAAGCTGCAGTTCCTCTCCGAATCCATCGACGACCTGTACCAGGACCTGGACAAGGTCCGTCGCCATCCGCAGCGCACCCAGGCCGCCGAGCCTGCCGGTGAACAGGGCGGCGAAACCGATCAGCTGGAAATCCCGGCGATCTTCAGCAGCC
This portion of the Pseudomonas sp. MRSN 12121 genome encodes:
- a CDS encoding PAS domain-containing sensor histidine kinase, translating into MNSGDRLFGRFRGSATLQPPPAPPLPTPGVGLLVHLDHQARVLQLTGPLRYALAQPASGEHPAALADYLLAHSARSVEGSPQDWQGQTLDLDWRGSGGQTLHLRGWVQPAPQGWLLHLLDIGDLLLERQQAQQRQDSQQFAAQMSEQLRLCSLSRLPEVLHEQLHGLALHWHIPCLALALLDDQEQGWHIHGLYQGHDAPQLWHKGQALGTVLDSLHGNAPQSLTFTQGLSETPRLQTLFGNREGFVVPFRDDHGVAAWLLCGCYPVRQLAPQMGERDWLHLGAALAGPLLARLREQQHHNQLERLEALQGLLGTGWWELFAQDEEIQLAPQLALNLLLEPQTRRVPLSAWLDLIHPADREELRSRLQELQEGKPLLLCVRLQRTDPHQPPLWYRLQGQALGIGQNQRLVGFMLDISDIKNQEQQAAAAHARLDNLIAHSPAVIYVQQYVEGALQPTFFSDSLQPLLGWSLSDCNASALAERVHADDRERYFERTRQLLREGAVRSRYRLRDSRGEYHWVLDEARLLRDDLGMPVEAVGLWLDVTEATQASEQIRQSEERYRILVEDSPAMICRYLPDLTLTFGNRPLATYLECQPEQLPGSNLGDWLSAEQHDAFLQRIAQLTPEFPVSTAQICLQLPGREHAWWVWSDRGVFDPQGRLQEIQAVGRDNTEVRRAQLQLMQSAKMATLGEMATGLAHEINQPLNVIRMAIVNVLKRLGNGEVERNYLEEKLKRIEGQIQRAARVVDHMRVFGRRSEIEQQPFDPAQAVEGCLSLLADGMRGKGVELRVAHSEVETQVRGHVDQLEQVLINLLVNARDALLERRERQPDLHPWIALYTEHDPQWVRLRVEDNAGGIDPRLLGRIFEPFFTTKPVGVGTGLGLSVSYGIVENMGGRLSVSNTGEGACFCIELPRAEADQITR
- a CDS encoding prepilin peptidase → MDAALVFGWLTLCAAQDIHQRRIANLLTLGVAALALAYLLATGSTWWGGRAAQGGWALLLALAFTVPGYALGRMGAGDVKLMAALGLLTDPLHVLGTFIGAGATSLLWFLVMSRGWAYLGPGLRTQLRYLDPQQSGHYAFAPFALLGMALTVLWIH
- a CDS encoding response regulator, whose protein sequence is MELDVDRVISQMKVLVVDDQPLIVEELCEFLENSGYRCVPCESSREAIERFTEDTEISLVLCDLHMPDMDGIQLVQELQRIAGKLRVFEAIMLTGRADKQDVIKALRAGIADYYQKPIELDELLEGLRRQEVALQERQKNLHLGHLNQKLQFLSESIDDLYQDLDKVRRHPQRTQAAEPAGEQGGETDQLEIPAIFSSLSPRQLDVARLVGKGQTNYQIACELGITENTVKLYVSQVLRLTHMHNRTQLALALSPSNSGLRQRVTAH
- a CDS encoding TadE/TadG family type IV pilus assembly protein; protein product: MKASLRRTQKGAVAIEFAAVFVVFFAVFYGLVSYTLPLLMMQSFNQATAEAVRRSVALDPATPGYGTALTTLARNTLRQQLTWIPSAFNFNADTDAVVTYTGGLLTVQISYSTDKLRQVMPFLVLPGVGSVPALPQNLSAQSSLQF